A window of Gudongella oleilytica genomic DNA:
ATGTAGTCCTCCGGACTTATTCCAGGTGCCCAGTCCCTTACAATATCCTTGCTGTTCTTCTTAGCTCTAAGTCTTACTTCATCAAAGCCCGCCTTCCTAATGAGCTTTCCTAACTCCTTATAGTGAATTGCACCCCCGATGCAAGCTGAAATCATTGACAGATCGTTCTTGATCTCCTCCGGAAGCTCACAGGTAGCTGCAACATCTGAAATAGCAAGTCTTCCGCCAGGTCTAAGCACTCTGTAGGCATCCTTGAAGACCTGAGCTTTATCAAGGGATAGGTTTAATACACAATTTGAGATTATTACATCCACTGAGGAGTCTGCGACTGGAAGATGCTCTATTTCGCCCAGTCTGAACTCAACGTTTTCATAGCCTTCTTCATCAGCACACCTCCTGGCAAGCGATACCATGTCAGGAGTCATATCGACCCCGATCACATGACCCTCCGAACCCGTAAACCTGCTTGCAAGAAAACAGTCAAAGCCTCCGCCGCTGCCCAGATCGAGAACTGTCTCTCCCTTCTGTATCCTCGCAATCTCAATGGGATTTCCGCAGCCTAAGCCCATATTTGACCCTGATGGGATCATATCCAGATCATCCTCGGAGTAACCAAGGAGTTTTGATATTTCCTTGGGATCAGCTGAGCTTGAACAGCAACTGCTTCCGCCACAACAACCGCTGCTTGACCCCTTTGCAACTGAAGAATAGTTCTCCCTTATGGCTTCTCTTTTTTTCTCCATATTTTTCTTCACAGTTTTCATCCTCTATTGTTTATTTGCAATAATTGTACACCTCAAATCGGAAAAAATCAATTTGAATTACTGGTTGATGAGCCTGTAGAAAACATATACTCACGAGATGACAATATTGTATAATTGAATCAGGTAATATTCTCAGGAGCGAATCTGGAGGAGATAAATATGAAATATAGAAGTATTTTTGACATAATAGGTCCAGTTATGATAGGACCTTCAAGCTCGCATACAGCCGGTCCGGTCAGGATAGGACAGTTGGCAAGAAATCTTTTCGAAAGAGAACCTGACGAGGTAGTAAAATCGATAGCAGAAACAGAAAATATCCGAGTAATTCGACTTAGCGAATAGAGAGGTGGAACAAGGGTTTAGAAATGTTGCGGGGCTTGCAGCAACCGAGACAGGTAAGAAGTGGAAGGAAATGTTGATGGAGTAGCAGCGAAAATTGCTTGTCAGTTAAATAGGTGATATTATATAATGCAAGACATTTTTGAATGGGGAGTCGCCATGAACGGTCATCCGGGATATTGCTTAACATTTTTTTGATACTGTTTGGATTTACAGCGGTCTTCTTTCCTTTGAAGGCAACCAGAAGCTCCTTGTCAGCTTGTTGGACGATATAACCGGAGGAGAAAATGAATTTGTGGAAATGTCATATTTCATGGGAGACCTGACCTACCATAATGGGAGATATATTCATGGGATGGTGAAAGAATATCATATCTTGATCATAACTCTGCGACCCTGTGGTCGAGAACCTTCCTTTTTGACGAACCCAATCTAAAAATTGAAGGAGGAAGGATCGCGGTATTCAATAAAGAAGGAGAGATCTATGTATATAACTCCGAGGGCAAGGAAATATTCACGATAGATATGGAGGATAAAATCTTTGACGCGAGAATCCTTGACGGGGATGTGGGTGTTCACTTAAAAAATGATAAGGGTGAAACTATAATAGTGTACGGCCCTGACGGAACTGAAAAGCTTAGAAATGAATATTCCGGTGAAATACCATTAGGGTATTGGAAGGATGAAAAGGGAGAGCTTAAATTCTCGGTTATAGATACAGCTGATGGGGAGATTTTATCCAAGCTGTACTCTGAAAATGAACAGGAACCTATTTTTTCAGTAGTGGATGAGCTTATCCTTAAGACTTTTTCCTATGGTAATGGAAGTATAATTCTGACAGATGAGGGTATAAAGCTGTTTAAGAGTAACGAGATCAAATGGGAGCGTGACTTTCCTTTGATCAAGGACGTTGCTGTTGACGGTACTGACATCTATGTCCTATATGGTGATAACCTTGAGGTTCTTGACAAGACCGGACAGACTATCAAAAAGTTGACTAATCCCATAGAGTACAAAGGGCTCCAACAATCATGGAAGGTATGTAATAATGTATGGCAATAGAGATATAGAAGCATTTAAGGGATGGAGAGATAATATGCAGCAATTCCACTGGTGGCAGGATCAAGGGATTAACCAGTCAATTCAACGATCTCATCATCACCATGGAGGAAGGCGTTTCAGTAATGAGGATAAAGGATGCTGAGAAAAAGAGCAGGAGGATGAACAATGAAAAAGGAAATAGATGCAAAGGCCTGGCATGTCCAAGACCTGTAATATTGACAAAAAAAGAGCTTGACGTCATATCAGCGGGGGAGGTAAAAACCCTTGTCGACAATCAGGTGGCAGTGGAAACCTTTCAAGGCTGGCGACAAGCCTTAAGCTAAGCTATGAAACTGAGGGTGTTAGGTGAAAATAGCTTTGCTGTGACGATAAAAAAGGGAGAATCTGAAGATACAGGAGTTGTTGAGGCTTCTAATGTAAATGCTCCTTCTGGCAAGGAACAGTAATAGTAATCCAGTCTGACCAAATGGGAAAAGGTGATGAGGCACTGGGCAAGATCCTGATGAAGAGCTTCATCTATACGGTAAAGGAAACAACACCTCATCCTGAGGCGATCCTGTTCTACAACTCCGGCGTCAGACTTACAGTTAATGACAGCCCGTTGTTGGATGACCTGAAGTACCTGGAAAACCTGGGTGTTGAGATAGTATCATGCGGAACCTGTCTTGATTTTTACGAACTCAAGGAAAAGCTTGGAGTAGGGATCATCTCAAATATGTACACTATTTATGAAAAATGAGCGGTGCAAATAATACTATTACTATAGGATAAGATATTATGAAGAGAGAAGAATATGGAATAATAACCTTTGAGTCAACACACCACGCAATGGCAGCTGAGTCCTATCTGAAGGATCAAGGTATTTTAACAAAGACCATTCCTACGCCAAGGGATATAACTCTGAGCTGTGGCCTTTCCATAATGATCATCAAGGATGATATTGAAAGGGTAAAGGAGTTTAGATCAAAGGGGGACTTCAGATCAAAGGCGATTTACAGCCTGGTTATCGAGGATGGGAACAGAAAACTTGAAATGCTTGAATAGGGGGTTAAAATGGAGTTGATATGGAAGTTTATAGATGATTTCTTTAAAACCACGGAAGGGTCTTTGAACCTATTGGGGAAAGCAGTAGCTATAGCGGTTATCTTCATTGCCATATTCATAATCACAAGGGTTGTGAATCACATTGTCGATAAGACTATGAATAACAGAAGGCTCACGAAGCTTCAAATCAATGACAGAAGGATGAACACTCTGTCAGAGATCCTCAAGAAGGTTGTAAAATACATCCTGGTATTTATTGGGATAGTAGTATCACTTGATCTTTTCAACATAAACACCACCTCCATAATCGCAACTGCAGGGATTGGAGGTCTTGCCATAGGCTTTGGCGCACAATCCCTCGTAAAGGACATAATTACAGGCTTCTTCATTCTCCTGGAGGATCAGTATGCAGTCGGAGACTATGTAAAAATAGGTGGTCTTGAGGGAATAGTGGAGGAGCTGGGAGTTAGAGTAACAAAGCTAAGAGACTTTACAGGAGAGCTTCATATAATCCCAAACAGCAATGTTCAAATAGTCACAAACAGGACAAGAGGTGCGATGCGAGCCCTGGTTAAAATATCCATTGCCTATGAGGAGGATATTGAGCGGGCAATTAAGGTTCTGGAAAAGGTTTCTGAGGATCTGGCCAAATCAAATGATAATATAATTGAAGGGCCGACAGTGCTTGGAGTTACCGAATTTGGAGGATCGGATGTAGTTCTTACAGTCGTAGCCAAAACGAAGCCAATGGAGCAATGGGCAGTTGAAAGGGCTCTGAGAAAGTCGATCAAGGAAGCCTTCAATAGAGAGGATATAGAAATACCTTATTCAAAAATCGTTGTTCTGGATGGGGGCAAGGAATCATGATGCTTAATTATCAGGTAGGAGATCAGGTCACCTTAAAAAAAGGGCACCCTTGCGGTGAAAACAAGTGGGAGATACAACGTACCGGAGTCGATATAAAGCTAAGGTGCATGGGCTGTGACAGACAGGTATGGCTTACAAGGATCGAATTCGAGAAGAGGGTAAGAAAGATCCTTGAAGGGGAGAAGTGGGTCAGCATTGTCCACCACAAGAAACCGGAGGAAACCACGAGCAGTGAATAGTGAACAGTGAATAGTGAACAATTCAACTAATACCACGTCATCCCGAGCGTAGTCGAGGGATCTCGGTTTTACTATGATCAGAAGAACCTATCTGACTAAGTATAAAAATAGGTGTTCATAAATAGATTAGCAATTTACAAGTATTATGATAAAAGAGAGGATCTATTCTCTCTTTTTGTTTTTTTATGCAACCTTTTTCAGGGAATAACGTCTATATAGTAAGGAGGGTTGATGGTGGCAGACAGAAAGCTTATTGATGGCCTTAAGATAGGCCGTGAGGATTCATACAGACATTTAGTGGAGCAACATGGTTCAAGACTCCTGCAGACCTGCTGCCTGATACTCAAGGACAGACAAGAGGCTGAGGATGTAGTTCAAGAGACATTTATAAGAGTTTTCAAGGGGATCCATGAATTTAAGGGAATAGCAGTCTGTATACATGGCTTTACAGGATAGCAGTGAATATTTCAAGAGACAGGCTGAGAAAATCAGAGGATCTGCTGCCGCTTGAGGAGGAGTTGATAGTAGGCGACGATCTGGAATCTAAAATAGTTGTTGAAATAGACAGAGAGATCTTAAGAACAAGTCTATACAAGCTATCCTTAGTCTATAGAGAAGTTCTGGTGCTCTACTATTTCAAGGACTTTTCCATAAAAGAAATATCAGAAATACTCGGTGACAGTGAAGGTACTATAAAAAGCAGGCTTTCAAGGGGAAGAAAGCTACTGGGAGAAAGCTACTGAGGGGAGGCATGCTCGATGAATAAAGTGGATAAATTAGGACAAGAGATAAAAAATATTTTTGAAGAGGATTCTGAGGGCATAGCTCTAAGCAATGAGACCATCAATAATATAATTAAAAACTCAAAGCCCTCCAGGATGGTCAAGTTCAGAGAGCTTATGAACAAGGAAATAGAAATTCCCCTGGCACCGGCAATAGCAGGCTTGGCAGCTTTACTTGTCATATCAATACTTCCGAAGGGAGTCTTCAAGGACCATAATATCCAGGTTATAGATATTGGAGGGTCTCAGATAATCATCAGAGACGACAGGGAGGTGGCAGATAAGTGAAGATAAGAGTAAAAGTAAAAACTATACTTCTTGGCATGCTAATTATCGGGATCCTATACTTCTGGGGCATACCCCAGGCGACACTTGGAATAGCTAATTACCTGTATACAAGGAATAATGATAAAGCACAGCTTTATTATGAAAAATATGCAAATACAAGGAAATCCGTAAGCAGCAGGCTAATTTTTGCTGAAAGCCTTGTGAACTACTATTCCAGGTTCGTAATCTACAGCCAGGGCTGGGGAGGAGGAAATGGAGTATCACAGGAGGAAATGGAGAAAGCAGAGGAAGTGCTGCACTTAAACCTTAGAGAAAATCCATCTAAATCAGAGCTAAAGGATTATATATCATCATACAGAATGCTGATGGACATGGCAATCGCCGAAGGATCGCCTGATAAGCTTAAGGAGCTGATCAGATGGGGCGAGAAGAGCAATATTACTGAAATCAAAGAGATTAGTAGTATATACACAGCATTTCTTCATACAATCAATCGTGATTTTTCAAAGGCTGAGATTATTATAGAAGATTTGGAAAGAGCAGGGAGCAATGATCCAAGGCTGCAAATCATGAGGGGAGAGTTAGCTTTATTCCAGGGTAATATCGAAGAGGCAACAAGGCTATATGATGAATTTAGCAAAAGTAACTGGAAGGAACAGGAAGACACATATTTTGGCTCAAGAGCGTATTTGGATAGAAAATTTTGGCTTGAACAAGCGAGCGAACATATCGGTGAAGATGGCTTCATTGAAGGAAGGATCCTCTTTGAAGGAAAGCCAATGGCGTTCGTAGAGATTTATCTCCAGTATGCTGACGGTGGCTTCAGGGCTGGAGGAGACGGCTATATAGCAATAACTGATGAAAATGGCCACTTCAAAAGCATAGGGCTAAAAAAAGGGCTCTACGATATCGGAGTAGGAACTATGGAAAGTATTTTGGTAGACAAGGTTTTTTCCAGAACGGAACCAGGATATGTGGAGGTAGGAGAGGGTATAACGACAGTTGATTTCAAATTTAGAAACACTATAAAGGTCCTGTCACCTCAGCCAGGGACATATTTGGATTCTGATGAGCTAATTGTCCAATGGGAGGAGGTTCCCGGAGCGGCTTATTATACAGTTGAGCCTGTGGTATTTACAGACCCCATCAATAAATCAGGCGGATACTTCAGAAGAGCTATCGAGTCTGTAGAAGGAGAGATAAGATTTACAAGTGATTCAGCGAGATTCAAGGTGTCAGAGCTTCTTTATGCCAGCGGTGGATTAACACGAGAAGGAAATGACTGGATCCTGGGACCAGGTGCAGTTCTCGGGATGTTTCTACCTGGAGTCGAGTATCCGATAACTGTAAATGCTTATACAAAGGACAATGGACTAATAACGAGCAGTCTCCCGATGAGGACATATTATGACAGCCTTCCAAGCGTCATAATGCCAGGTGAACTATCGGAAGGTCAAAGACTTGTCACAGGGATGGATTATCCGGAAGCTATCCAGCACTATGAGGATATTCTTATAGAAGACCCAGAAGACGTTGAAGCAATAACAAGCTTGGCAAAGCTTTATGGATTAGGATGGAAGAGAGGGGAAAAGAACCTAGATAGAGCCTTTGATCTGTCAGATTCAATAATGGAATCTGACTTAAGGTCTGACATATTGAACACTATTTTGCAGGAGATGACCTCTGAGGAGATTATTCAAAATGAGAAGATTGTACTTGAAGTCATAGAGTCCCTTGATAATCTCAAGAACGATGACTCAAAATATATTGAATTCAAGTTCCACAGAGCTAAAAAGGACTGGAAGGCTGCAAGGGCTGCCCTGGAAAAGCTGGAAAGCTATGTACCGGACACACTTGTTTTCCTTGACTTATACTTTGAGGACTACGATAAGGCAATTGAAAGACTTAAAGACAAAAGGTTCTACCCATCGAGACTCCAAGGATCGATATTTACGGATGCGGTGGCAGCTCTAAAGGAAAATCCACCTTCATCGAGCGATTTAAGCGTATTCAGGGAATTCGTCGAAAGGTTGATAGGTGACGGCGCATATGAAAACAGTGGAGTCATTTATACGTCGACAACAGGAAGACTGAGGGACAAAAACCTTAAGACAATAATCGACGAGATATACAATCAAAGGCACTGGAATCAATAATTGCAACTATAACTCCTCTCTGCTTGGGTATACATAAATTAGCCAAATCAAGAGAGGAGTTTTATAATGAAGAATTTTAGCTTTTATACCCCCACAATGATCAAATTCGGTAAAAGAAGCATTTCCAAGCTGAGCCGAATAATAGATGGCAAATACAACAGGATCTTACTTCATTATGGTGGAGGAAGCATTAAGAAAAATGGCGTGTATCAGGATGTGATCGAGCAGCTCCACATGACTGGAGCAAAGGTTTTCGAGCTGGGAGGAGTAGCTCCAAATCCGAAGCTTTCGCTTGTGAGAGAAGGCATAGAGCTTGCAAAGAAAGAGAATATTGACCTTGTCCTTGCGGTAGGCGGCGGAAGTGCCATAGATTCAGCAAAGGCAATAGCTCTTGGAGCACTTACTGACATAGACATCTGGGATTTCTATATGGGGAAGGCCAAGGTAGAAAGAGCACTCCCTGTTGGAGTAGTTCTTACTCTTCCTGCCACAGGCAGCGAGACGAGCATGGGCAGTGTAATCACTAATGAGGAAGAACAGCTTAAGCACTCAGTTGACGATGACCTTCTAAGACCAGCCTTCGCAATAATGGACCCCGAGTATTC
This region includes:
- a CDS encoding mechanosensitive ion channel family protein, which encodes MELIWKFIDDFFKTTEGSLNLLGKAVAIAVIFIAIFIITRVVNHIVDKTMNNRRLTKLQINDRRMNTLSEILKKVVKYILVFIGIVVSLDLFNINTTSIIATAGIGGLAIGFGAQSLVKDIITGFFILLEDQYAVGDYVKIGGLEGIVEELGVRVTKLRDFTGELHIIPNSNVQIVTNRTRGAMRALVKISIAYEEDIERAIKVLEKVSEDLAKSNDNIIEGPTVLGVTEFGGSDVVLTVVAKTKPMEQWAVERALRKSIKEAFNREDIEIPYSKIVVLDGGKES
- a CDS encoding RNA polymerase sigma factor produces the protein MNISRDRLRKSEDLLPLEEELIVGDDLESKIVVEIDREILRTSLYKLSLVYREVLVLYYFKDFSIKEISEILGDSEGTIKSRLSRGRKLLGESY
- the arsM gene encoding arsenite methyltransferase, translating into MKKNMEKKREAIRENYSSVAKGSSSGCCGGSSCCSSSADPKEISKLLGYSEDDLDMIPSGSNMGLGCGNPIEIARIQKGETVLDLGSGGGFDCFLASRFTGSEGHVIGVDMTPDMVSLARRCADEEGYENVEFRLGEIEHLPVADSSVDVIISNCVLNLSLDKAQVFKDAYRVLRPGGRLAISDVAATCELPEEIKNDLSMISACIGGAIHYKELGKLIRKAGFDEVRLRAKKNSKDIVRDWAPGISPEDYITSFYIQAVKPV
- a CDS encoding DUF951 domain-containing protein codes for the protein MLNYQVGDQVTLKKGHPCGENKWEIQRTGVDIKLRCMGCDRQVWLTRIEFEKRVRKILEGEKWVSIVHHKKPEETTSSE
- a CDS encoding RNA polymerase sigma factor; the protein is MADRKLIDGLKIGREDSYRHLVEQHGSRLLQTCCLILKDRQEAEDVVQETFIRVFKGIHEFKGIAVCIHGFTG
- the yedF gene encoding sulfurtransferase-like selenium metabolism protein YedF, coding for MGKGDEALGKILMKSFIYTVKETTPHPEAILFYNSGVRLTVNDSPLLDDLKYLENLGVEIVSCGTCLDFYELKEKLGVGIISNMYTIYEK
- a CDS encoding DUF5711 family protein, with the translated sequence MSYLDHNSATLWSRTFLFDEPNLKIEGGRIAVFNKEGEIYVYNSEGKEIFTIDMEDKIFDARILDGDVGVHLKNDKGETIIVYGPDGTEKLRNEYSGEIPLGYWKDEKGELKFSVIDTADGEILSKLYSENEQEPIFSVVDELILKTFSYGNGSIILTDEGIKLFKSNEIKWERDFPLIKDVAVDGTDIYVLYGDNLEVLDKTGQTIKKLTNPIEYKGLQQSWKVCNNVWQ
- a CDS encoding DUF3343 domain-containing protein, which gives rise to MKREEYGIITFESTHHAMAAESYLKDQGILTKTIPTPRDITLSCGLSIMIIKDDIERVKEFRSKGDFRSKAIYSLVIEDGNRKLEMLE
- a CDS encoding sulfurtransferase TusA family protein, producing the protein MRIKDAEKKSRRMNNEKGNRCKGLACPRPVILTKKELDVISAGEVKTLVDNQVAVETFQGWRQALS